The following are encoded in a window of Mannheimia varigena genomic DNA:
- the rpsF gene encoding 30S ribosomal protein S6: MRHYEIVFMVHPDQSEQVPAMIERYTASVKEAGGQVHRLEDWGRRQLAYPINKLHKAHYVLMNVEAPQSVIDELETNFRYNDAVLRNLIVHTKAAVTEASPMLKAREERKPVEAAEVEVEEAGE; encoded by the coding sequence ATGCGTCACTACGAAATCGTTTTTATGGTTCACCCGGACCAAAGCGAACAAGTACCGGCAATGATTGAGCGTTACACAGCATCTGTTAAAGAAGCTGGCGGTCAAGTTCATCGCTTAGAAGATTGGGGTCGTCGTCAATTAGCATACCCAATCAACAAACTTCACAAAGCACACTATGTGTTAATGAATGTAGAAGCACCTCAAAGTGTAATCGACGAGTTAGAAACTAACTTCCGCTACAACGATGCAGTTCTTCGTAACTTAATCGTTCACACTAAAGCGGCTGTAACAGAAGCTTCTCCGATGTTAAAAGCACGTGAAGAGCGTAAGCCTGTTGAAGCAGCAGAAGTTGAAGTAGAAGAAGCAGGCGAATAA
- the rpsR gene encoding 30S ribosomal protein S18 has product MARYFRRRKFCRFTAENVVEIDYKDIATLKNYISESGKIVPSRITGTRAKYQRQLARAIKRARYLALLPYTDNHQ; this is encoded by the coding sequence ATGGCACGTTATTTCCGTCGTCGTAAGTTCTGCCGTTTCACAGCGGAAAATGTTGTTGAAATCGATTACAAAGATATCGCTACATTAAAGAACTACATTTCTGAAAGCGGCAAGATTGTTCCTAGCCGTATTACTGGTACTCGTGCGAAGTATCAACGTCAATTAGCTCGTGCGATCAAACGCGCTCGCTACCTTGCGTTACTTCCATATACTGATAACCACCAATAA
- the priB gene encoding primosomal replication protein N, translating to MSVENCLILTGKVATLIKQSLSPLGIPHYSFWLEHRSTQTEVNLERQAWCKIQVILSGNQFSYLTQQIKLGANVRVKGFIHTHKDFNGLNQLVLHTEQIEFIDQEKPNGTLFPSS from the coding sequence TTGTCTGTTGAAAATTGTTTAATACTAACGGGCAAAGTCGCCACGTTGATTAAACAAAGCCTAAGCCCTCTTGGCATACCTCATTACAGTTTTTGGTTAGAACATCGTTCAACACAAACTGAGGTAAATTTAGAACGTCAAGCGTGGTGCAAAATCCAAGTGATTTTGAGTGGCAATCAATTTAGTTATTTAACCCAACAAATCAAGCTCGGTGCCAATGTGCGAGTGAAAGGTTTTATCCACACCCACAAAGACTTTAACGGTTTAAATCAGTTAGTCTTACACACCGAACAAATTGAATTTATAGATCAGGAGAAGCCAAATGGCACGTTATTTCCGTCGTCGTAA
- the purD gene encoding phosphoribosylamine--glycine ligase — translation MNILIIGNGGREHALAWKVRQSPLADKVFVAPGNAGTATENGIENVAISGTDLPALVAFAKENNVGLTIVGPEAPLVAGVVDAFRANGLKIFGPTQAAAQLEGSKAFTKDFLARHNIPTAEYQNFTEVEPALTYLKEKGAPIVIKADGLAAGKGVIVAMTLQEAEDAVRDMLSGNAFGDAGSRVVIEEFLDGEEASFIVMVDGKNVEPMATSQDHKRVGEGDKGLNTGGMGAYSPAPVVTQALHNRVMEEIIYPTVRGMAAENNPYTGFLYAGLMIMPNGQPKVIEFNCRFGDPETQPIMMRLESDLVELCLKACDGELDTIQSKWCEQAALGIVLAAEGYPGDYRKDDEITGIPAATPNQKVFLAGVEQKEGKLVTNGGRVLCATALGNSVFEAQQQALKLAEQIQWTGRFYRRDIGYRAVAREQAK, via the coding sequence ATGAATATTTTAATTATTGGAAATGGTGGTCGTGAACACGCATTAGCTTGGAAAGTGCGTCAATCTCCCCTAGCGGATAAAGTATTTGTCGCACCGGGCAATGCCGGTACAGCAACGGAAAACGGTATTGAGAATGTGGCGATTTCAGGCACAGATTTACCGGCGTTAGTTGCGTTTGCAAAAGAGAACAACGTAGGTTTAACCATTGTCGGGCCGGAAGCCCCGCTTGTGGCTGGCGTAGTAGATGCTTTCCGAGCCAACGGCTTGAAAATTTTCGGCCCAACCCAAGCAGCGGCTCAGTTAGAAGGCTCGAAAGCCTTTACCAAAGATTTCTTGGCTCGCCATAATATCCCAACCGCAGAATACCAAAACTTCACCGAAGTTGAACCGGCACTTACCTACCTAAAAGAAAAAGGTGCTCCGATTGTGATTAAAGCGGACGGTTTAGCCGCAGGAAAAGGCGTGATTGTGGCAATGACGCTGCAAGAAGCGGAAGATGCCGTACGTGATATGCTTTCAGGCAATGCATTTGGTGACGCCGGCAGCCGTGTGGTGATCGAAGAGTTTTTAGATGGCGAAGAAGCGAGCTTTATCGTGATGGTGGACGGCAAAAACGTGGAGCCGATGGCAACCTCACAAGACCACAAACGTGTGGGCGAGGGCGATAAAGGCTTGAACACTGGCGGAATGGGGGCTTACTCACCGGCTCCGGTTGTGACCCAAGCGCTCCACAACCGTGTAATGGAAGAAATTATCTACCCAACCGTGCGTGGAATGGCGGCAGAAAATAATCCATACACCGGCTTTTTATACGCAGGTTTGATGATTATGCCAAACGGTCAGCCGAAAGTGATCGAATTTAACTGCCGCTTTGGCGACCCTGAAACCCAACCGATTATGATGCGTTTGGAGTCCGATTTAGTCGAACTCTGCTTAAAAGCGTGCGATGGCGAGCTAGACACCATTCAATCCAAATGGTGCGAACAAGCCGCGCTAGGCATTGTGCTTGCCGCTGAAGGCTACCCAGGCGATTACCGCAAAGACGATGAAATCACCGGTATTCCAGCCGCTACCCCAAATCAAAAAGTATTCTTAGCTGGTGTGGAGCAAAAAGAGGGCAAATTAGTCACCAACGGCGGACGTGTGCTTTGTGCCACCGCTCTCGGCAACTCAGTATTTGAAGCCCAACAACAGGCATTAAAACTGGCTGAACAAATCCAATGGACAGGCAGATTCTACCGCCGTGATATCGGCTACCGAGCGGTTGCCAGAGAACAAGCAAAATAA